In Pseudoalteromonas carrageenovora IAM 12662, the following proteins share a genomic window:
- a CDS encoding xenobiotic acyltransferase family protein yields the protein MFDYKNDNSVISKDAKIYKYSRVKESAVHDKSSVGDNSRVDFSTLHKNVRIDRNNHIFQSLISRYTYTGMNTVIMHASIGSFTSISWNVSIGGANHDYNRTTQHSFLYNDIDNIRASSESAPYDRFEAPVSVGNDVWIAAGAVVTRGVVIGDGAVVGANAVVTKDVPPYSIVAGSPAKIIKYRFSAEIIELLLKIKWWEWPIEKIKANYSLLAEQPSAKGLKEILRVSND from the coding sequence GTGTTTGATTATAAAAATGATAACTCTGTAATTAGCAAAGACGCTAAGATTTATAAATATTCTAGAGTGAAAGAGTCAGCCGTTCATGATAAATCTAGTGTAGGTGATAACAGCAGAGTTGATTTTTCAACTCTTCACAAAAATGTTCGGATAGATAGAAATAACCATATTTTTCAAAGCTTAATATCTAGGTACACTTATACAGGCATGAACACAGTAATTATGCATGCGTCTATTGGTTCATTTACTTCCATATCTTGGAATGTATCTATTGGCGGTGCAAACCACGATTATAACCGTACTACCCAACACTCGTTCCTTTATAATGATATTGACAATATACGAGCTTCTAGTGAAAGTGCGCCATACGATAGGTTTGAGGCTCCTGTTTCAGTAGGTAATGATGTATGGATTGCTGCAGGTGCTGTTGTTACAAGAGGTGTAGTAATCGGGGACGGTGCTGTAGTAGGTGCGAATGCGGTTGTTACAAAAGACGTGCCGCCTTACTCTATTGTTGCTGGCTCTCCTGCTAAAATTATTAAATATCGTTTTTCTGCAGAGATAATAGAATTGCTACTAAAAATAAAGTGGTGGGAATGGCCAATTGAAAAAATAAAGGCAAATTACTCATTATTAGCTGAGCAACCTAGCGCTAAAGGATTAAAAGAAATTTTAAGGGTAAGTAATGATTGA
- the rffA gene encoding dTDP-4-amino-4,6-dideoxygalactose transaminase, translating to MIEFNKTPYTGNEEQYVLEAMKNGRLSGDSQFTKLCHKWFNDQLGCQKALLTPSCTHALEMAAILIDTKPGDEIIMPSYTFVSTANAFLLRGAKIVFVDIRPDTMNIDESLIEAAITDQTKAIVPVHYAGVACEMDEILSIAKKYNLYVIEDAAQGVNSSYKGKALGTIGDIGAFSFHDTKNYTSGGEGGLLIVNNLEFSERAEIIREKGTNRSNFMRGVVDKYTWVDIGSSFLPSDLQAAYLWGQLEKFDDINADRLNTWNTYFESFAALQESGKLELPKIPKGCDHNAHMFYVKLVDEATRAKFIDHLKLSDVSAVFHYVPLHSSPNGIQASYFHGEDKYTTQESGRLVRLPIYFGMSEQEQNKVIRAVLEFFV from the coding sequence ATGATTGAATTTAATAAAACGCCTTACACCGGTAACGAAGAACAGTATGTTTTAGAAGCAATGAAAAATGGTAGACTCTCTGGGGATAGTCAATTTACTAAGCTGTGCCATAAATGGTTCAACGACCAATTAGGGTGTCAAAAGGCATTATTAACGCCTTCTTGCACTCATGCATTAGAAATGGCTGCAATACTTATAGATACAAAGCCGGGTGACGAAATAATAATGCCTAGCTATACTTTTGTTAGTACGGCAAATGCCTTTTTATTAAGAGGCGCAAAAATAGTCTTTGTAGATATTAGGCCCGATACTATGAATATAGATGAATCACTAATAGAGGCCGCTATTACAGATCAAACAAAAGCTATTGTACCAGTACATTATGCTGGCGTTGCTTGTGAAATGGATGAAATTCTATCTATTGCTAAAAAGTATAACCTATATGTTATAGAGGACGCAGCGCAAGGAGTTAACTCGAGTTATAAAGGAAAAGCACTTGGTACTATTGGTGACATCGGCGCTTTTAGTTTTCATGATACTAAGAATTATACCAGTGGCGGTGAAGGTGGTTTATTAATAGTAAATAACCTTGAATTCTCTGAGCGAGCTGAAATTATCAGAGAAAAGGGGACCAATAGAAGCAACTTTATGCGCGGAGTTGTAGATAAGTATACTTGGGTAGACATTGGTAGCAGCTTTCTCCCAAGCGACTTACAAGCAGCTTATTTATGGGGGCAATTAGAGAAATTTGATGACATAAATGCAGACCGTTTAAATACGTGGAATACATATTTCGAATCTTTTGCAGCTCTTCAAGAGTCAGGTAAGCTTGAGTTACCGAAAATACCTAAAGGTTGCGATCATAATGCCCATATGTTTTATGTAAAGCTCGTTGACGAGGCTACACGGGCAAAATTTATAGATCATTTAAAGTTATCAGACGTTTCTGCTGTATTTCATTATGTACCATTACATAGCTCACCTAATGGTATTCAAGCTAGTTACTTTCATGGTGAAGATAAATACACTACTCAAGAGAGTGGGAGGTTAGTACGTTTACCAATTTATTTTGGTATGAGTGAACAAGAGCAAAACAAAGTAATTAGGGCTGTGTTGGAGTTTTTTGTTTGA